The sequence below is a genomic window from Macadamia integrifolia cultivar HAES 741 chromosome 1, SCU_Mint_v3, whole genome shotgun sequence.
CCCACTGTTACCTACCTTATGCCCCGGAACCACTCCAATGAGTGTCCACACCTTCATAATGAATAATTAATGAACATGTATCCCATGAAGATGGACCCACACCTCAACTAATGGATTAACCTTGTTTTGCCAAAAACCCATCATATAGCCAAATAGGCTTCAATCAATGAATGAGTCTATTTAAAGCCCAACTACCCCTTATTTGCTCATTTGTGCAAGTAAAccaggaaagagaaaaaggtgaaggagaaggagaagaaaggggagTTGATGAAGGAGCTCCAGTTCTAAGCTTTCCTTGTGAAGATCACTCTCTCATATACAAAGGTAAGTTATCCCTCGCTTGTACAagtgttttctctctcttttccctctatGAATTCTTAGCCTAAGCTAAGGCGAGGGACTTCCTTGTATGCTGTACACGAAATAAGACATATGGGAAGATAAAACTCCTACTTACGTGACCCAACTAAGTACATTCTAGCATGTAGATATGGAAACTATAAAAATGGGTGCCCTAGGTGGGAGGGTGGACCAAATTGAACCAATGGTGGTGGGGATTGAATCCCTCACCATAGAAGTTGTTGTTTTATGCCCTAGAATGTGTAGGAAGGTCATTGGGGCGAAGGCCCACAAGTAGGAAGTCAAAAtgggagaaaatcccaatttttgGCCAATCGACTAACCCAACCGATCAATCGAAAAACGATCAACCGGTTGTGTCGACCAGTTGATTTTTCTAAGGTCTATGATCCTTCAGATTAATGCTACGATTGGCACCATCTGGTTAGGATCATCCACTAGTTCCATCACTCGATTACAATAGGTTTACCCTATGCTTTTGGGTTTAATTGGGGATTTTTGTAGGGGTTTGTTAGAGAATTTTAAgggattaaaatttgaattttatacaTGCTTTTGATAGGTTAACCTGGTTAACCTAACCTTAAGCGGGAAATAAATGGATATACGAGAGATCTCCAATTTGCCTAAATTCAAGTACAATTTCGGTGAGTAAGTGTTCGATTTAATTTATAGAGTGtttatgttttaattttattctcGCATGCTCATAAATTATTGTCATACATGTTTGTGCATTGATTTCCTATTTATGCATGTGCTATGTGAATTGAAGCATGTGTGTATGTGGAAATGTGAGAATGTGATGAGATGTGAATATGAATGATGAGGGGCACGATGAGGGGAAGGGGGAATTCCGGTACCATGTGCCCTGGGTGCATATGTATTGATTTGTTGTGATTGCATTCATGAGTAGTATGCAAATAGGGGATGaagtattggctaatcccagcGGGCAGCTCCATGGTTCATTCCGGAATGTCAAGTCCATTGTACAATGTGTGAATATCGTACATGGGCACTGCACAATTGGCCGATGCAATTAAGAAGATTACTCCTAGGTACTTCTCGGGTACCGAAGTATAAATATAGGGACTAGTATGCTCCTttttgcaactagcttgtatcgtCGAGGGACTGACAGTTACTAGTGAAGAgagataccacctacgttgcataGCACTCAAACCAACCAACCCATTGAACTTAGTGTGATTGTCTAGGGATGATATATAAAAAAGGATTCATATTGCATTAAATGACTTGTTGAGCATGTCAAggcattattattgttatgtgTGCTTGTATCCCCCCAGCTCTCATTGGGTTTGCGAAGCTCATCCCAcgttatttttcctttttatatagtGATTCAGGTGTACAGGTATCAGAGCAGAGTGAGGTCTCGTTTAGTATAGTCAAGAAGCCGTGTATATATGAGTACGTGGAGCACGATCAGAACTGTTTTTGTGAGGGTTGTGCCTTTGGGCATCTGTTGGGATGATAGGCATCATCTTATGCTTCTTTTTTGTGTAATTATATAGTTGCTTTTTGATTATATAATTATTGGATGTTGATCTCAGAATAAAATATGTAACTAAGTATGGTAATATTAACAGTTCATCAGCCTGTAATTACAATATGAATTTATTAAACTATGTTAATCCGTTAGATTATCGTGTATGTTATATGTTGTTAAAGTACTATATTTGTGATCTTGGAGGATTAGCTGGTCACCAAATGGTATCCATGTCACACAACCAGACTTCATAAAGTGAGGTGTATCACTTGCCTTATAATAAATTAGATCAAATGTTTATTTGGTCTTCACTAAGTCATACGATTAATTCAGGATACAAACTAAATTCTAGCCTAAACATCCATTAGGTTGGATGTAGAAGACTTTTGTTGATCAACATCTACTCTGAAAGGACACAAGTACCCTTATAACCTTTCTTGGTTGTGATCTTGGGGAGTGCACCCCCTATTGGGTTAGGGTAAGGATTAGGAGTATTGAGATGTTTTTGTGCTCTTCCTTCTCAATCAAAGGAGCAAGGCCTCAGCGAACATGGGGTTGGTATGTAGGTGTGGTTCGTATGGGATTTTTCCCTATTTGAATGGTGAATTATAATGATCAAAATAGTGTGTTATCAAATGTCACAAAACATTTATTCTACCATGTGGTAAAATGATATGTTCATTTGACCATTGAATAAAGAGTGAAAGTATGAAAATGATTTGGATTGTCCCATTGGTAGGGTCAGACATTTTAACAACCATTAATGGAGGGGTGTAGATGGTTACTTGAGTTTCGCTATCACACAACCTCCAAGTGGACTTAGCCCTTCAAGCGTGAAGTTCACCTTCCACAATAGGTTATTGGCTCTCCGTTCAGTTCCCATAGTGACGGAGTGAAGAGTCCTTCTTCAAGAGAAGATGAAGTAGGAATCTCCTCTTTGGTTTTTGTATTTCACacagagagtgagagagtgagagttaGCGTTTTCTTATGGTACGAGAGTCCCACCTCTTTTATCCCCAAATAAAGAGATTTTTATCTTTATCTTAGGGAGGGGTGGGCAGTTACCATAACTACTCCAACTTTCTAGTGACTAGGTTTACGTAAATACTTAAAAGTGAGTGGGATAAAATCCCTACAActcatattcaaatctaatCCACCTGGTAGGCACATTATcatcaacaatctcccacttgtacatcaaaaaacaatgaaatcatGATCCATATCCTTATGACATTAgatcaaatttaatatgtatAGATTCTAAAATAGCTTATAACCTCTCAAAAATATATGCCAACTTGAATATACTGTCATAGAAGGCAAATCTAACACGTGAAGGGGCAGGACCCCATTGGGATGTAACCTATCATGTAATGTATCAAATAATACATTCTAAATGTAATATTTACCAATACATACATGGCAAATAAATGTAACCAAAACTCCCAATTTAAGTAGATAAATTACACATCAGATCTCCACTAAACAATATCACATGGTAGAATATAGGGCATGTGTAAAATTACTGTCAAGTCCCCATGCACCGAAACTCATATTATAGAGATTCTATAATTTTGatgaccacaaaaaaaaaaacatttttactAAAATgtttctgaaaataaataaatatattaattttttttatcaaaatgaCATCGTATCCAAATTTTGTCCAATCAATTATAGACTTTCTCTCTTCATGATATTCTACCTAAGAGGGTAGTGGATTCCATGTTAGGCATTTCTTTCGAATACGATTAAATACTGTGAATCTAGTACACTGATATATATTCAAAGAGACATCAACAGTTGCTGCCCCAAAAACTCATAATGCATAATCGCATCTATAAGAATCCCTCAGGTCAAAGGATCGATCATATACTATTAAcgagaattttattttcattaacttACAGTAACCCACATGAAAAATTCTTGTATGGTCCAATTCAATGTTCACACAATATGTACACTCACAATTATGCCCTGAAATCATCATTCTTAGGTACATATATTGTGATGAACATATAAAAAGGATGTCCAATCATTTTCCTAGTTCGTGAACAATTTTGAGTTTAAAAAACTCATGGAAAATCTGGGCTCAATATTATATCAtcctaaataataaaattaaacaatttaattCAATTAATCAAGTTTGATGAATACATATCTAACTCTCATTTACATCatagccaattctctataaactTGACACCCATGTTCTGCATATGTTTTTAAAAACAGAAGGTGGCAACCCCTTTATTAGAGGATCATATATATTATGAGCAGAATCAACCTTAGCTATAGCTATATCACCACGTTGAATAATCTCCCAAATTAAATGATACTTTGGCTCCATATACTTGTTTTTCTGATGAGCCCTTGGTTCTTTTGCTTGTGATATGGCTCCTCGGTTGTCACCATACAACGGAATGGGGTGTTAGACGAGCTTAGGGACCACCCTTAGGTTGGTCAAGAATTTCTTGAGCCAAACCCCTTCTTTGGCTGCTTCACTAGCTGCCAGGTACTCAGCTTCAGTTGTGAAGTCGACTGTTGATTTCTATTTGGCACCTTTTCAAATTATAGCCCCACCACCTATTATATAAACATACAAGAGGTGGACTTTCTGTCATCTTTGTCTGTCTGGAAATTTGAATATGTATAACCTATGACTGACAACTGGTCCCAACCATAGACCCAAGAAGTAATCCTTGGTCCTCCTCAAGTACTTAAAGATACATTTGACAATAGTCTAATGTTCCTAACCTGGATTGGACTGATACCGGCTCACAATCCCTACTGTATCATAAATATCTGTCTAGTACATAACATGACATACATGAGACTTTCTATTGCCGAAGCATAAAGAATTCTCTTCATAGCATCAATATCCTTAGGAGTTTGAGGGCACTAAGACTTGGATAAAGTGACTCCATATCTGAAAGAAGCATTTCCCTTCTTGGAATCTATCATGCCAAACTTTCCCAATATTTTGTCAATATAAGTGGATTGTGATGAGCCCAACATCATATTTTTGCGATCTCTCACAAGTTTAATTTCAACGATATAATTGGCTTCACCAAGGTCTTTCATTGAGAATGTTTTGGATAACTGCATATTTATAGATGAAAGTAATCATACACCATTCCCAATAAGTAAAATATTGTCCACATACAAAACGAGGAAACAAATGCCACTCCCACTAACCTTTTTATAAATGCATGGTTCATCAATGTTTTGTTCAAACTCAAactttttgatggtttgatcaAAACGTATGTTCTAGCTACTGAAAGCCTGTTTGAGACCATAGATGGATCTCAAAAGCTTGCacactttgttttcttcccctAGGGAAGCATACCCTTCACGCTGCTGCATGTATATGATTTCATCTAAATGTCCATAAGGAAGGTGGTTTGTACATCCATCTGTCATATTTTATAGTCTAAGTGTGCTGCAATCGATAACAAAATCCTAATAGACTTTATCATCGCTACTGGTGAAAAAGTCTCATCGTAGTTCACCCCTTCTTGTTGGGTGTAACCTTTTGCAATCAATCTTACGTTGAAACGTTCCACTTTACCATCCACACCTCTCTTCCTCTTAAAGATCTACTTACATCCTATGGGTTTGATACCTTGAGGTGGATCCTCTAGAGTCCAGAAGTGGTTGGAATGCATAGATGCAATCTCAGAGCGCACGGCTTCCATCCATTGAACAGAATCAATATCCTTCAAAGCCTATTTGAAAGAAAGTCTGACTCGAAAGTGTCAGAAACCATGTGGAACTCTTCCACCTTTTGATCATCTTTATTGAGAAGTGTCAAACGAGTTGGAGGCCTGATGGACCTCCCACTCTGTGGAGATTCTTAGGGTTGATTCATTTTAGTGGGTATATCAGTAGGAGGTACAATAGCTGCAAAAGGTtcttggtcattagatatttctttTATGACCACTGGATCCGATCAACATAAGACCAAATCATCTGCAAGAAATGTCGCATGTTTACTATCTAAAACCTTCTGATCAACATGGTCATAGaagtaataattaataattgCTTTAGGGTATCCTAGGAAGTGGCATCTATTTGTTCAGGATTCCAACTTATCTGTTTGTTGCTTCCTTACATGTACAAtgcaaccccaaaccctaatataTTGCATGCTAGACTTTCGCCCACACCACAACTCAAATGGTGTTTTATGGACAGATTTTGTTGAAACCCTATTCAAAATATAGATGGCGGTCTCCAAGGCAAAACCCTAGAATGACATAGGTAATTCTGAATAACTGAGCATAGACCGAACCATATCTAATAGGGCACTGTTTCGTCTCTctgctacaccattttgttgaggtgtCTTGGGGCTATCAACTGAGAAAGAATCCTATCTTGCTTTAAATTATCCCTGAACTCATCTGATAAGTACTCTCCTCATCGATATGATTGAAGGGTCTTGATGCATTTACCTAATTGCTTTTCTACCTCAGCCCAGAACTCCTAGAACTTTTCAAAAGTTTGTAATTTTCGATACATTAGATAAATGTACCCATAGCGAGAATAGTCATCGGTGAAGATTACAAAATAGTCACATCCATACCTCGCTTGGACACTTGTGAGACCACATCAGAGTGTATTAATTCCAATAAGTCCTCAGCCCTCTTACCCTTAGATGAAAAGGTTTTCTTGGTCATTTTTCCTTGTAGACATGATTCACAAATTTAGTAAGGTTCTACATTTAGACTTTTGAAGGACCATCATTGACCAACCTGTTAATTCNNNNNNNNNNNNNNNNNNNNNNNNNNNNNNNNNNNNNNNNNNNNNNNNNNNNNNNNNNNNNNNNNNNNNNNNNNNNNNNNNNNNNNNNNNNNNNNNNNNNNNNNNNNNNNNNNNNNNNNNNNNNNNNNNNNNNNNNNNNNNNNNNNNNNNNNNNNNNNNNNNNNNNNNNNNNNNNNNNNNNNNNNNNNNNNNNNNNNNNNNNNNNNNNNNNNNNNNNNNNNNNNNNNNNNNNNNNNNNNNNNNNNNNNNNNNNNNNNNNNNNNNNNNNNNNNNNNNNNNNNNNNNNNNNNNNNNNNNNNNNNNNNNNNNNNNNNNNNNNNNNNNNNNNNNNNNNNNNNNNNNNNNNNNNNNNNNNNNNNNNNNNNNNNNNNNNNNNNNNNNNNNNNNNNNNNNNNNNNNNNNNNNNNNNNNNNNNNNNNNNNNNNNNNNNNNNNNNNNNNNNNNNNNNNNNNNNNNNNNNNNNNNNNNNNNNNNNNNNNNNNNNNNNNNNNNNNNNNNNNNNNNNNNNNNNNNNNNNNNNNNNNNNNNNNNNNNNNNNNNNNNNNNNNNNNNNNNNNNNNNNNNNNNNNNNNNNNNNNNNNNNNNNNNNNNNNNNNNNNNNNNNNNNNNNNNNNNNNNNNNNNNNNNNNNNNNNNNNNNNNNNNNNNNNNNNNNNNNNNNNNNNNNNNNNNNNNNNNNNNNNNNNNNNNNNNNNNNNNNNNNNNNNNNNNNNNNNNNNNNNNNNNNNNNNNNNNNNNNNNNNNNNNNNNNNNNNNNNNNNNNNNNNNNNNNNNNNNNNNNNNNNNNNNNNNNNNNNNNNNNNNNNNNNNNNNNNNNNNNNNNNNNNNNNNNNNNNNNNNNNNNNNNNNNNNNNNNNNNNNNNNNNNNNNNNNNNNNNNNNNNNNNNNNNNNNNNNNNNNNNNNNNNNNNNNNNNNNNNNNNNNNNNNNNNNNNNNNNNNNNNNNNNNNNNNNNNNNNNNNNNNNNNNNNNNNNNNNNNNNNNNNNNNNNNNNNNNNNNNNNNNNNNNNNNNNNNNNNNNNNNNNNNNNNNNNNNNNNNNNNNNNNNNNNNNNNNNNNNNNNNNNNNNNNNNNNNNNNNNNNNNNNNNNNNNNNNNNNNNNNNNNNNNNNNNNNNNNNNNNNNNNNNNNNNNNNNNNNNNNNNNNNNNNNNNNNNNNNNNNNNNNNNNNNNNNNNNNNNNNNNNNNNNNNNNNNNNNNNNNNNNNNNNNNNNNNNNNNNNNNNNNNNNNNNNNNNNNNNNNNNNNNNNNNNNNNNNNNNNNNNNNNNNNNNNNNNNNNNNNNNNNNNNNNNNNNNNNNNNNNNNNNNNNNNNNNNNNNNNNNNNNNNNNNNNNNNNNNNNNNNNNNNNNNNNNNNNNNNNNNNNNNNNNNNNNNNNNNNNNNNNNNNNNNNNNNNNNNNNNNNNNNNNNNNNNNNNNNNNNNNNNNNNNNNNNNNNNNNNNNNNNNNNNNNNNNNNNNNNNNNNNNNNNNNNNNNNNNNNNNNNNNNNNNNNNNNNNNNNNNNNNNNNNNNNNNNNNNNNNNNNNNNNNNNNNNNNNNNNNNNNNNNNNNNNNNNNNNNNNNNNNNNNNNNNNNNNNNNNNNNNNNNNNNNNNNNNNNNNNNNNNNNNNNNNNNNNNNNNNNNNNNNNNNNNNNNNNNNNNNNNNNNNNNNNNNNNNNNNNNNNNNNNNNNNNNNNNNNNNNNNNNNNNNNNNNNNNNNNNNNNNNNNNNNNNNNNNNNNNNNNNNNNNNNNNNNNNNNNNNNNNNNNNNNNNNNNNNNNNNNNNNNNNNNNNNNNNNNNNNNNNNNNNNNNNNNNNNNNNNNNNNNNNNNNNNNNNNNNNNNNNNNNNNNNNNNNNNNNNNNNNNNNNNNNNNNNNNNNNNNNNNNNNNNNNNNNNNNNNNNNNNNNNNNNNNNNNNNNNNNNNNNNNNNNNNNNNNNNNNNNNNNNNNNNNNNNNNNNNNNNNNNNNNNNNNNNNNNNNNNNNNNNNNNNNNNNNNNNNNNNNNNNNNNNNNNNNNNNNNNNNNNNNNNNNNNNNNNNNNNNNNNNNNNNNNNNNNNNNNNNNNNNNNNNNNNNNNNNNNNNNNNNNNNNNNNNNNNNNNNNNNNNNNNNNNNNNNNNNNNNNNNNNNNNNNNNNNNNNNNNNNNNNNNNNNNNNNNNNNNNNNNNNNNNNNNNAAAACTTGTACTATTCACTAACAGTACGAATTagcaaggatttttttttttaattgaaataaaacttAGGATCGaatacaataataaataatcatTAAAATATAAATGTCTCTCCACCAATAGGGAGACTGAGATATTATTGAATATGcgaaaagggtaatttacaacgccaccccctggagaattccaatattagagggacaccccctctctttcaccaaattagcctcggaccccctaccgtcagtcactgttaaagaatataccttatatgctgatgtcagcaataatattttatttaaaataccaaaatacccttgctctaagtatctctctctcttctctttcgtttttggccttttttctgaatttcccCAAACTCACCGAACCACTCCTCCTCCCCCACCGGAGATCTCACTCTCCACCTCCGTGACCCTCCAAGTGCTCCCACCATCGTCGCCTTTGACCAAATCATCTATTTTTCGATTCTTCCGCACTTCGTTTCTTGTATTGAAATCCTGATTAGCAACAACCTTGGCTTCAATGGATCTCCGCAGAACAACAACGTTATCTGTAATCTCACAATAGATCATATAAGGGGCaaaatccatcaaaatcaaacaattaaggTCAACAATGGAGCTTAAAAATTGCAGCGTTATTAGAATTTACATTTAAGGCAAGTCTTCGGTGGATGTTATAGTGTTCGACGGCGAGAGCGAGAATGAAGCTACCGAGGACGAGAGCGATGACATCGTCCATGTAAGTCTGTGCTACATCATCGGCGGGAGCAATTCCAAAGAGTGGGAAGAGGAACAGAGGAGACATAGAGGTTACTGGTATGGGTACTGCTTCGGTGACCCACCAGAGGAAAATCCAGGCAAGCACGGCAAGCATGTCTCTGCTAGTGCCGGGTTTGGACCCATCAAGCTCCACGAAGAGCTTAATGGCTGCGCAGGAAAGAGGTCCTAAGAGGATGAAGAGATTGTTGGTTGTGAGAATTGATGTCAGAGACCAATGGATGTCCGGCGATGAACTCTCTGTGGGATCTTGGATTGGTAGCAGTGGGCTCTTCAGGTCGCCGGAGGTTGACTCAGCCCCTTGATTTCCGtccattttttatcttttttgggTGGGAGAGGATAATCTGGTTCTGGGTTATTGGAGTTTTTAACTTTGATTGAAATCAAATCGTGTAATTCTGAAATTTGATTCtttggagaagagggagagagagagagagagaagaacgtTATAAAGGAGAAGCTAGGGTTTGTTTCGCTGATGCTGATGCTGCCGCTGCCATGATCTTCGGTGCTCTGAACGATCACCTCTGCTTTTGATGTCTCGGTGAAGGTGAGTATAGGTAGGGGGgaagaggaattgggttaaaaaTGTCTTTTGATGATAAGGGTATAATGGTACTTTTAATTtttcacttaacagtgactgacggtagggggtccgaggctaatttggtgaaagagagggggtgtccctctaatattggaattctccagggggtggcgttgtaaattacccaatatTTTTAATCGTATCAGTGGGACGATCCAAATCATTTTCGCATTCTAACAATCATTAATGGAAGGGTGTAGATGGCTACCTGAGTTTCGCTATCACAAAACCTCCAAGTGGACTTAGCCTTTCAAGCGTGAAGTTCACCTTTCACAATAACTCGTTGGCTTTCTGTTCAGTTCCTGTAGTGATGGAGTGAAGagtcatttttcaaaagaagatgaagtaggACCTCTTTGGTTTTTGTATTTCtcatagagagggagagagtgagagttaGTGTTCTCTTATCATAAGAGAGTCCCACCTCCTTCATCCTCAAATAAAGAGATTATTATCTTTATCTTAGGGAGGGGTGGACAGTTACCATAACTGCTCCAACTCTCTAGCGACTAGGTTTACGTAAACACTTAAACGTGGGTGGGATAAAATCCTTACAATTTTGAACATGAgtgtaaattcaaaatttaaactcTCACGTTCAAATCTAATCAATCTAGTGAGCCCGCCTATTTTGATGGACACGTTATTATCAACAGAGAGGCCATGGTCTAGATCAGccaccacatgtcaaatttcaagtttaattcaatcaaatatccctATGTAGTGGTACACATCCTGTGTATGTCCATGCAAGTGTATTTGTATTCTAAAAAGCAAACATCACTATGTATTCccagaatggaaaaaaaaaaaaaaaaaagtttagacTAAACAAAAGGACCGAGTTTCCCTAGACCCATGGTGAATGCAAATCCATTCACCACGAGCTTGGGATGGGTGGGAGAAGGCATCAAGAGGGTATTTTAGGAATATATTAAAACCTTAATAGGGTTTTATGAACCGTGTATCACATTTCATTGTTAAATGGTTACAttaaggggtgtcaattcctgaACTAAATCAATTTGACTGGCCCAAACCTTTCCAATTCACTTGAACCAACCCAGCCCAATATAAACCGAAACctaaccacccaaaaaaaaaaaaaatatttgtgaaaCTTATAAGCATCTTTTTCCCAGATTATGAAGTCTTTTCTTCCCAAAGCGTTATGCCACTCTCCTAGTCTTCGGAAATCAATAACAGTGTACAGTCCAGAAACTTCGAAgtccaaaaatggaaaaaattataATCTTGATCCATGCATTAacattatttttaattcattcaATTTGAATTAGTATATTCTCTATCACTATTTTTGTGAAGAGACATCCACAACAATTAGCTTGGGACAGTTTATTTGTGAAAATAGATGTATATCAAAAAATGACCGCATCTAAAGTTTGGCCACTGTTCTTGGTTTCCAACCTAACTCTCTTAATGAGTTTCCAAAGCTAGACGTGCATTTTAGCCTGATCTTCCAATCGCTCAAGAAATGAGTGAACTTGGCCTGGTGGTTCCATTTGCTTATTCGCCCCCTTTAGTATTGTTCAGTATCGAGTAGGATTGGGAACACCTATTTTTGCAGGTCGATGGGCCACACTTCTAAATGACCACCTAAAGTAAACCCCTTGCTCCTAATTCGAGATAGGCTTCAAACTCCACTGAAACTTTCAAAACAAGTGAAAGCATAAGGCAACCCAATTTACTTCTATAGTGTTACTACCGCCTCTGGTACAAGTCACCTCCACCTCTTTCCCCAAGTACTTTTACCACAGGTTTCAATTTCGCTCAGAGATTTGTTCAGTCCTAATTACCTTTCTTCAATTTTGCAACTTTCGGTAGTCACTAACTAAGATTTCTCGGATTGACTTGTAAATTTTATTCGAGAAAACAATCTTCTTGGGAGACACCATTGTTCCATTAGTTTTAATGGAATGGTACTTTCAGAGTTTGTTTGAGTCAGTTTGCATGTCACAGTCGTCATTGATCCATCCTGGACAAAAGTGAACTAACTATTTGAATATAATTTAAGAATTAAAACTTTAAATGCCTATACCCTATAGTATATATATACTCTTACCAAATAGGTTTCTATGCTTTATTTTCTCCAACATCTTAGTCCTTTCATTTGAAGTTCCAACAtcgtaatttttttctttgattataACAACATATATATGGATTGAAAGAGCAAAGTTGAAAGCAATGTCTAATGGACACTTTGGGGCAATGATTAACTCTTATATATATCCATTACTTATAAAAAATGCATGTCTTTTAGTAACCAGTTAATGACACTTCACATGCATATTATCATTTTCTGTTTTTGGTAAGAGACATGCATATTTTCGAGTTAATGAAACATTTATTTAatgtttattgtttttatttaaaaaaaaaaatattgaggtACTTATTAATAggacaattcacatatcaagtatttTAAGTTTGGCAATGTAACACATGAAAGACATGTTATTTTTATGATGATTT
It includes:
- the LOC122076746 gene encoding tonoplast dicarboxylate transporter-like, translating into MDGNQGAESTSGDLKSPLLPIQDPTESSSPDIHWSLTSILTTNNLFILLGPLSCAAIKLFVELDGSKPGTSRDMLAVLAWIFLWWVTEAVPIPVTSMSPLFLFPLFGIAPADDVAQTYMDDVIALVLGSFILALAVEHYNIHRRLALNITLLFCGDPLKPRLLLIRISIQETKCGRIEK